Below is a window of Vanacampus margaritifer isolate UIUO_Vmar chromosome 11, RoL_Vmar_1.0, whole genome shotgun sequence DNA.
ttaccaaaaccaacccagcTCTTGGATAACAAGCACAGATCTTCCACTGCCTTGagctcttgtttttttatttactataaaAGCAGTCCAAAACAGGAAGAAACAAACAATAAACTATGTCTAAATTCATTATCTGGATAAATTAATTATCATGAGGGATAATTTAGGGTTTATGTAAGGTTTAATAGAGAGTGCCAAATGTAAAtggaaaaagcaacaaaaaaatgcaccacAGGTGCTTGTGAGTGCAAGTATGGACTTTACAGTACAGTTCAATCAGATGTAGAGATGCTTCGTTAAGTGTGCGCAAAAATTtgatgttgttgcttttttttgacAGGCAGTGTTCTGTGCTGAATAAGATGAGCATATTGTTTTTGAAGTAATGGAAGAAAACCAAGAAAATAGGCAGGAAAATTACAATGCCAAAAATATTAACCAGAAGCAGTGGGGTTTGAAAAGGGAAATGCACATGCTCACTAGTGACGACAGCTTTGATCGCAATCATTTAACTGACCAGAATAAAGGTTAGCCAACATCCTTGACTCgcccagtggttcttaacctcgttggaggtactgaacccctacaataaaaaaacaaacaaacaatacttGAATGGTGGGAATATTACAATTCACAGTCATTTTCGCTCCAACGCTCCCACATTTGGTAATGGTTAATAGGAGTCTAAGAACATCATTATACAATATgacacctttatttatttatttttatatttactgtgGCTGCAGCACAAATGTGCTGTGTGAAGGTGGGGGcagtacaaaaatataaatttaatagAAATTAACGAATGAAAATTAGACATTGCTTTGAATTGTGGCTCAAcagatttttatatattttttaatgaaacataCCTGGAGAAAACCGATGGTACTCCTAGAAAAGATGGAACATCCTTTTACCATAGGAATGGCCTGTTTAAAGTAGCGTATAGTCACTGTGCTGTTTGCTATTTTGGCCCCTAAAATTTCAGGTGCCACTGTATTcctagtaagaaaaaaaagtgtaatgtgAGTACAAATAATGGAGAATTCTtattttaaaggatctttgtgcagtttgtcacttttttacttgtgacTGCAACCTCTAGCCCAAAGCacaactgcagcatctgtgtcagggtCATTCATGGTGCACGTACGTACACTatcttaaagtgacagcctcagttgacaaacgaagacatgatttcaaatgaggtaagaaaaactccgcccctccccaaagaaactgtggagtgtgcagggtccgcatactctactataaagggaagatgaatgctgataggtgcagtcagagtaaaacagtcagggctcttcgtactcatctggaaattggtggagcatgcacgatgtagaaaaagctttaatattaccttttcaagcggcacaatgcacctttaaatatGAAGACACTCATCACTCTTGCAGCTTCACAATCAGTTTATGCAATCAAAGGCTAAAAATTATTGTTATGTTGCACCTTATATTGtcagtagagctgtcaaacgattaaatttttcaatcagattaatcacatcttaaaatgttgattaatcacgattaatcgcttaattaaaatggAATAGGCTTTACATATTcttttaatacatatatatatatatatatatatatatatatacaaaagtCATGCCTATTTTTGAGTCCAAATTGGTTGTCAATTGTTATAGCAAATTCTTGAAATCTAGCAAAGAAAACATGTTCTAACACTTTAGATAGTGTACTTGCCAAAGCAAGTGGTCTATATCCATCATctgccgcttatccgaggttGGGTCGCGGGgccagcagctttagcagggtaGCCCaaacttccctctcccctcccactCCGTTTAGCTCCTCCGGCGGGGTCCCAAGTCGTCCCAATCTGTTTtgaatgcctcctggacgcctccctggagaggtggtgcgggcatgtcccaccgccAGGAGGCCCCAATTGGTCTAtaattatctttatttattattcatattgTTAGAGTTAATGAATACATATTTTGTGCCCGCTTTTTGTGATCCCAGTAAATCAGGCCCTCTGGGTACAATTTTTGCCAATCATGCGCAACACGCCTACCAACAGTGTGCACACTGTAAGCCTAACCAATTTAACCCTCCATTTTATGGTGTCTTTCTGCCACAATTTTAGACAACTAATTGGAAGTTTTGAGTATaaaaaccttcttttttttttgcacacaaaagtgtgttttttgcaAGAATTCCAACTTATAGGGCTATTTTGTGTACAAGTTTTTTTCCTCAGTATTTCCTCATGCTGCCTCCAAAGGTTTTTCCCCAGTGAGCAGGTTAACAACTCCGTGCTTGCTCATACTCTCTTCTTTACTCTCAGCCTTAATACACAGCTCTATCTTCACACTTAATCAACATAAGATGTGCAACAATGTGACAAaaagttaactctttcactgccagacgttttccgaaacgggttgtccccactgccagccgatttaagcattttgagtgatctttcaaggtccacagaaaatgttgtgtttggactatggaaacacacatactaccaaataaaagattggactctcatctttcatcagaaaaaaaagtttgtttctagcttattccgttcttcagtaatcaacaatagaaaatggtaactttcaccgaaattctctgttttgaaacaaaaagtggagaaaaacggctttttgtgaaacgatgttatttcatgcacttcagtgaattgtacacttctttttgtccatgaatgatgccacaaacacctaaatagtgctttacttctataaaacagtaccaccaacaatgaaaaagtctttttttatagcaaaaaaaacagtttatttacatagataacagaaacaatttgacaaactatttacaaaggtgtacaactgtgcatgtgtgattatttacaattgtgtggatgtttgaactacataaattttacttttgtgtggtaaacagtgtaacactcgcctgcgtgcaaggggacactgcaagatttgcaccacagccttgtctcactgcgaatgccccttcgcatgcagacccgacaccttcttgctggcttttttttccaggaagtagcaggcatgtgttccagcgtgtgtttggccatgttaccatcaagtcggctttcaggatcaaaatacggtgacctggtattttgtctggcttcctcatgctcttccatcccaacttcctcctggtcttgtggcaacagccaccctctcaccacctgctggatgaactccaaaaaaggttgactcgtcccaggatttttttttttgtacaagatgtaagcattgaacatgcatatttggaaaagataggcaacaaactttttgtgccacttcaatgttttccgtgtgaatgggtggtacgagatgttttgatccatcttgtccactccattcatcttggaattgtagtccacaacacaaattggtttttcgaaaggcactttttttttttgtgcgttccgccacacctccctccactgtccgcatttcatctttgtgaaacgttgtcaccatcctcaacaaacgtttgtcctgccatgccacaatcataacatttgtgttgtgccttaccagtttcccccccaccccaaggccagtgttggttaggcacgttatctcactgggtctgttcttcctcagcgttccacaaacattggtgcgcgctgccaggagacgttcacacaaagcaatcgagttataaaaattgtccatgaatagtgtgtacccatttcctggcagacgatccagtaagttgaacactgtatcggggagagaacaactaatgccaacatagggttgcatattgaaacaatagccggtttgggagtcacacaaaatgtatgatttgatcccatatttgaccggcttttgggggttgtacactttgaacgaaagacgtccctggaaactcatcattccctcatcaatacaaatattcctgcccggttgaaacagttccttgaacttgtttacaacgtgattgaacacaggacgaattttaaatagtttgtcgtctgaactgtgtgccgtctcgttgtcgttgaagtgcaggaaactccagatgagctggaagcggtttcgaggcattgcgcgactgaagaatggtgtcgtctctatttcgtcctgagtccaatacatttcgatactgggcttgtttatatacccagtaaggaattggagtgcaaaaaacgttttgagctcagacacagacactggcttccaagcacgactcctgcagtgtggcagactttcagcccgtttttgcattgactgacgtgcaaataagtttgtctgatcagcaatgtgctgcagaagttcgtctgtgatgaagagctgcaggaagtcaactggccgggttgaattcagctctgctgcggcacctcttggtcctggctccacagtaaaggggaaggagtttggctgccagcctgctttatgccagccagatttttggggatctgcaaatatacatttcaatatcatataatattcattttagatcagtgtgatgcaatatatatatataaatatatatatttacgttttttcttggatccactggttgatggacctttattctgctcactctgaggagcgtcactctgagctgcagctgaaagaaatatatacaattacaataatatcgaaagagcgttttcttttgttgttgcggtgtattgaaaacactttttttatacctctctttgtcgtctttgcagtgggacgtcgctgtgagcacgatccacgatctatgaatgcacattcacgttacacaaggtgctagcagcgtgctagaaaagtatctcatagcaagtttgtgcttaccttcgacgtcttctgcggatgaaatactgtccgaatcactttctccgtggtcagactgtacccactcctccgaagaatatccatcggactcaggatactcttcgtcgtcgtccgattgaacgtcctcgtgcggagaagtgctcggtcgtgcaccacgttttccggcgctagcaccgctagcctccgaggccttaacacgcggtcgaagctgccgccgcgtcaaccctgcaacttcggcatcaacctcattgtcgccatcatcatcaccttcgtcggattgaacgtcctcgcgtgcagaagtgctcggtcgtgcacgacgttttccggcgctagcaccgctagcctctgaggcctgaggacgtgaacgaagctgccgccgcgtcaacgctgcagcttcggcgtcaacctccttatcaccatcatcatcgcggtcatcataatggtgcactttagcactggttgatgcttctccttttccaaaaaatcgatcaagcgtggtctgcttcttaccgtcggtcgccatttttcttcTCTCCTCAATTCTCgtctactcctcgacgctctagccccgcctggccttttatactactgacgcccacccgatcttgtcaaaagagagtcatcgctgccctctaggggccaaaaatagtccttaggcacaacagacagacttgaaactttcaccagacatgcgggagggtttcctctacccgtttcaaaaaaaaaaaataaaaaatcattggatgacgtcttttgacgtcattggcagtgaagcgtaggtttttacttgacgtctttaaacgtcagtggcagtgaaagagttaattgatcAGGAGTCATGCAGGGCAAATTCTGATTGACTATACAACCATATAAGGCAGAAAAATAGTGAGTTATCACAGTAACGAACTCACGACCATCACTTTGctatctactccctgagccacgcagctcctgctgtatTTTAGTATATTgttcgtgtcagctggaatcttcgtaactcaAAGAGCAAAAACGttttgagacaaaaaaatatgtttttgctcTCCtgttggagataagcaaacagtaggagcaTAGCTCAGCTGGTAGTGTAGtcgtctcccaagctgaagctcgtgagttcgttcctcaactcttgagtgacttttattaggACCCTCGCGCCCTAATTAAAGTCACTATTGTTTTTCGTCCCTATTCTTTTTCGTTCGTATTATTAGTGCCTGAGCAGCTACCGctgctaaataataataataataaaaaaggtttattatgccattttctaAGAAATTTGGCTATGaatgtgccagtaccccaaagtggcccaGGCTGCGAGAGTCCTTTATAGCTGCCTGCAGCTctagtttatatttttttccccctcaattctttattttactctcttccaagtataaATATTACTGTACTCTTAAACTAACTCTATttagtcccactctaaatagagtcaaatttattttaaatagagttaaatttacttagaatttactgtgtacacactaaaaaaatatgctgggttgttttatcTACCCAAGTGCTGGgttataaaatgtttaaaatgttgtcCACTCTCACCACCAACAACCTCCATCACACCTATGACACCCACTTCCACTGCCTTGACTATTCATGAGCAGGATGTGAGACGGCTGTGAGCAACAAAAGACCAAGAAGGCGTCAGCACCGGATGAAGTGTCTCCCTCCTGACTGAAAGTCTGCACTGACCAGCTGGTTCTAGTCTTTACACAGGTCTTCAACAGATCATTTGAGCTGTTTGAGGTCCCATCCTGCTTCAAATGCTCTACTATCATCCCAGTCTCCAAGAAAACTGCAATATCAGGACTCATCGACTGCAGGCCTATCTCTCTGACATCTATGGTCATGAAGTCTTTCGAACACCTCGTACTGGACCACTTTAAGAGCATCATTGGACCCCCGGGCAGTTTGCTTAGCAAGCAAACAAGTTAGTAGAAGACACATTTAACGTGGGGCTACACTTCATCCTGTAACACTTCGACTTTGCAGCAACCTATCCATGGATCCCATTTGTGGACTTCAGCTCTGCGTTCAACGCCATCATGCCAAAACTCCTCAAATCTTCTCTAACTCAGTATGTCTCCTGCCATCTGCCAGTAGATCTACAGCTTCCTGACAGGCAGGACACAGCAGGTGAGGCTGCGAGGGACAACATTACTAACACATTATCACCACTGCTGACCCTCAAAGATGGATTCTAAACTCCTTAAGTGTGCAGACGACACCACAGTCATCGGCCTCATCAAAGACAGTTCCTGCACATCGACAGGAAGTGGAGCAGCTAACACGCTGGTGCAGCCTCACAGTTTGGAGCTGATTGCATTCAAGACTGTAGAGATGATCGTTGACTTGACATAGCGGCCCCTCACATTGTACAACCGCCCTGTCATCCTCCGAGACCTTCAAGTTTCTGGGATTACAGTCTCCCCGGACCTGAAGTCGGGGGATCAACTCCGTGCATGATCTTCAGCCATAACTTGAGTGGCTCATACTATCGCAGACAAAATCCTTGTGTGTTTCTATATATAAAGGCGGATAAAGATGATTCTGCTGACAAGACCACAAAGTAGATCATCTACTGtatagttaactaaaactaagcaaataactcaaaactaaaattcaaaaaaacatttttgttaacgaaataaaataaaaactagaatgcttttaaaaaaacgaaaactaaccgaaactacattttacatttacaaaactaactcaaactaactataattattaattaagaaTTAAGTTAGTCATATAGTTAGTTTTCATCTATTGTAATTAAATACTTGGTtgactttgaatgtgatttaaggatatttatttcaatatcagaataaggatgtttgaaagtgtgtcgcacagaagtgacatcatctagcagctTATTTTTTGCCTTAGTTCTTCCAGCGTCGGTGGCGCATTGGGCAGCaagtttatttcatttcaacCTATCCATTGCAACAGATTGCATGTCAGCCCATTTGacttgcatttttttcagatcTCCTTTGAAAGTTGCACGCCAAGTCTTCTTAGGCCATCCCAGCTTTCTCTTGCCTTTTGGGATCCATTTCAGGACTCTCAAGGCATTTTGATGATCATTCATTCGCGATATATGGCCTGCAAATGTAATTCTACTTTCAGTTACTATTT
It encodes the following:
- the LOC144060549 gene encoding uncharacterized protein LOC144060549, coding for MDILRRSGYSLTTEKVIRTVFHPQKTSKIVDRAHSDVPLQRRQRELQLRVTLLRVSRIKVHQPVDPRKNIPKNLAGIKQAGSQTPSPLLWSQDQEVPQQS